Proteins co-encoded in one Actinomadura luteofluorescens genomic window:
- a CDS encoding OsmC family protein, with product MSEMLVVHREDDAFAVIVRDHVIHVDQPYMAGGMDAGPTPVELFVASLAACTAHHARRYLKARCLPANGLEVAVDYVMSPEGPARVSRVDLRLRPSVRLPDRDVGGLMAAVMACTVHNSILAAPRIGVSLEAEVTAA from the coding sequence ATGAGCGAGATGCTGGTCGTCCACCGAGAGGACGACGCCTTCGCGGTGATCGTCCGCGACCACGTGATCCACGTGGACCAGCCGTACATGGCGGGAGGGATGGACGCGGGGCCGACGCCGGTCGAACTGTTCGTGGCGTCCCTCGCCGCGTGCACGGCGCACCACGCCCGGCGCTACCTGAAGGCGCGCTGCCTGCCCGCGAACGGGCTGGAGGTCGCCGTCGACTACGTGATGAGCCCGGAGGGCCCCGCCCGGGTGTCGCGCGTCGACCTGCGCCTGCGCCCTTCCGTCCGGCTGCCCGACCGGGACGTGGGCGGTCTCATGGCCGCCGTCATGGCCTGCACGGTCCACAACTCGATCCTCGCCGCCCCGCGGATCGGCGTGAGCCTGGAGGCCGAGGTCACGGCCGCCTGA
- a CDS encoding universal stress protein: protein MTHVVVGYDGTSESERALRWAVEEARLRREPLTVVHAWQWPYPIRSMDREGVAIVHRMGEHTLDQGVALANDLAPGVKVRKHLETGGPHAALLNQGPDAELIVIGSHPPEETPVGSTALRVPARAAVPVAVVRSAAARDGLVVVGVDGSPGADGALAFGFEEAALRGWRLRAVYGCWEPGAAPDGDLSLFDDEDKLRHVCGAVLERAVAPWLVKYPLVQAATSLVLRSPREALLEAAEDATLTVVGARGTGAVKPLTLGATSDALLKHAPCTVTIVPQRVG from the coding sequence ATGACCCACGTGGTCGTCGGATACGACGGAACGAGTGAGAGCGAGCGCGCTCTGCGCTGGGCGGTGGAGGAGGCCAGGCTCCGGCGGGAGCCGCTGACGGTGGTCCACGCGTGGCAGTGGCCGTATCCGATCCGCTCCATGGACCGCGAGGGCGTGGCCATCGTCCACCGGATGGGGGAGCACACGCTCGACCAGGGCGTGGCGCTGGCGAACGACCTGGCCCCGGGCGTGAAGGTGCGCAAGCACCTGGAGACCGGCGGGCCCCACGCGGCCCTGCTGAACCAGGGACCGGACGCCGAGCTCATCGTCATCGGCTCGCACCCGCCGGAGGAGACGCCCGTCGGGTCCACCGCCCTGCGGGTGCCGGCCCGGGCCGCCGTCCCCGTCGCGGTCGTCCGCTCGGCCGCCGCGCGCGACGGTCTGGTGGTCGTGGGCGTGGACGGCTCCCCGGGCGCCGACGGGGCGCTGGCGTTCGGGTTCGAGGAGGCGGCGCTGCGCGGCTGGCGGCTGCGCGCGGTGTACGGGTGCTGGGAGCCCGGCGCCGCCCCCGACGGGGACCTCTCGCTTTTCGACGACGAGGACAAGCTCCGCCACGTGTGCGGGGCCGTACTGGAACGCGCGGTCGCGCCCTGGCTCGTCAAGTACCCGCTCGTCCAGGCCGCGACGTCGCTGGTGCTCAGGTCGCCCCGGGAAGCGCTGCTGGAGGCGGCGGAGGACGCGACCCTGACGGTGGTGGGCGCGCGCGGCACCGGCGCCGTCAAGCCGCTG